Proteins encoded within one genomic window of Brassica rapa cultivar Chiifu-401-42 chromosome A09, CAAS_Brap_v3.01, whole genome shotgun sequence:
- the LOC103842484 gene encoding E3 ubiquitin-protein ligase RKP, which translates to MAEDSLRVGVGGMMSSGLAVLLNGEDAKESSSKSRIVPHFDYSLHRPLERTIEYIFGLPEKSVSPLDGGKVDSSLVRAVIKNQFSKLHCELDAKTSHREGISVVSHGVVALEDYSICGEIRIVKPPLVLESLALFSSARANACIWKGKWMYEVALETSGIQQLGWATIACPFTDQKGVGDADDSYAFDGRRVSKWNNESEPYGQSWVAGDVIGCCIDLDCDEISFYRNGVSLGVAFSGIRKLGPGFGYYPAVSLSQGERCELNFGAYPFKYPVEGYQPLQEAPSRSSFATELLRCFSRLLDRPDRSLADTLSRLRRFASVEELFSPVSRAICDEFYYILEQDRLLAEYLGRGAFLSFLLEIFRTQAPHDCSSLDRVLDVLLASPLSHLIFGHVINALAFSCKTATLTLIECPYSGPYPYLALACHLLRREELMVLWWRSLHFEFLFEGFLSCRSSNKHDLQQLMPVVWWPGSSEDISHESSMGFTISALSEAINKVEEKQRNLCLLVIQFIPPISPPQLPGSAFRGFLQNLLLKNRGADRNLAPSGVTRNSVLVSLFSVILHFLSEGFEMLKSSEEAVRHNVGFLHRGGQQKFPLSLFLKNDPHRADITRLGGLFSHISKSYPTDDDQEEEIMRWEEGCMDDEHNRVTHTTEQKPCCCIAYDTDLTKSSKDRGKNTAKSSRGQCSSIPERSSHVAAECSGGSFNEEIEDKPSTSSQSDLPDFGYRPVRFMRTSLQESRVSSAILSEEELLDSLLLLYHIAVAPNFKQASYYMSQQSQSISLLEETDKQIRERASGDQLKRLKEARKSYKEEVMECVRHSAWFRISLFSRWKQRGMYALCMWVVQLLLILSKMDSVFVYIPEFYLESLVDCFHVLRKSDPPFVPSTTFIKQGLSSFITFVVTHFNDSRISNTDLRDLLLQSISVLVQYKEYMEAFENNEAATRHMPAALLSAFDNRSWIPVTNIFLRLCKGSGFSSLKNGESSFSSTVFQALLRDACINDGELLSTFLNRLFNTLSWTITEFSVSVRDMQEKYQVMEFQQRKCCVIFELSSNLARVLEFCTCAIPQAFLSGTDTNLRRLTELILFILNHMTSAVDDEFFDLSLRRQGQPSEKLSRGILLAPLVGIILNLLEASEDSKQKQQHDVVGLFASMDCPDTVYCGFQYLLEYNWDGCVSGDDAYVKKLGQLASFLNHLVNRASSQEPARVEELFNKDATDLDDNTCCICYAGDANAVLVPCSHRSCYGCITRHLLNCQRCFFCNATVIDVVRDNEEDDQR; encoded by the exons ATGGCTGAAGACAGCCTACGGGTTGGTGTTGGTGGTATGATGTCTTCTGGTTTAGCCGTTTTGCTGAACGGTGAAGACGCCAAGGAGAGTTCGTCTAAATCTCGTATTGTTCCACATTTTGATTATTCCCTTCACCGCCCTCTAGAACGGACCATCGAGTACATATTCGGTTTACCGGAAAAGTCAGTTAGTCCACTGGACGGTGGGAAAGTAGACAGTAGTTTGGTCCGAGCCGTGATCAAGAATCAATTCTCCAAGCTTCATTGCGAGCTAGATGCTAAAACTAGTCATAGAGAAGGAATCTCTGTTGTGAGTCATGGTGTTGTCGCCCTCGAAGATTACAGCATATGTGGCGAGATCAGGATCGTGAAGCCGCCTCTTGTCTTAGAGAGCTTAGCGCTCTTCAGCAGCGCCAGGGCCAACGCTTGTATCTGGAAAGGCAAATGGATGTACGAAGTTGCTTTAGAGACCTCGGGGATTCAACAGCTTGGTTGGGCTACCATTGCTTGTCCTTTCACTGATCAGAAAGGTGTGGGAGATGCTGACGATTCATATGCTTTTGATGGACGAAGGGTGAGCAAATGGAACAATGAATCTGAGCCTTATGGGCAGTCGTGGGTGGCTGGTGACGTCATCGGTTGCTGCATTGATTTGGACTGTGATGAGATATCTTTCTACAGGAATGGTGTCTCCCTTGGGGTTGCGTTTTCCGGTATCAGAAAACTTGGACCTGGATTTGGATATTACCCTGCTGTTTCTCTCTCTCAAGGCGAGCGATGCGAGTTAAATTTTGGTGCTTACCCGTTTAAGTACCCTGTGGAAGGTTACCAACCTCTTCAAGAAGCTCCATCTCGAAGCTCTTTTGCAACAGAGCTACTACGATGCTTCTCAAGACTGCTGGATAGGCCGGACCGCTCGTTGGCTGATACGTTAAGCAGACTTAGGAGGTTTGCCTCCGTTGAAGAACTCTTCTCCCCAGTTTCCCGCGCCATATGCGATGAGTTCTACTACATACTCGAGCAAGACCGTTTGTTGGCTGAGTACTTAGGACGGGGTGCATTTCTCTCATTCCTCTTGGAGATTTTCAGAACTCAAGCGCCGCACGACTGTTCAAGTTTAGACAGAGTTCTTGATGTGCTTCTTGCGTCCCCGTTGTCTCATCTGATCTTTGGGCATGTAATAAACGCTCTTGCCTTTAGCTGCAAAACAGCGACGCTTACTCTGATCGAGTGTCCGTACTCGGGGCCTTATCCTTATCTTGCGCTGGCTTGTCATTTGTTGAGACGGGAAGAACTGATGGTGCTGTGGTGGAGATCTCTGCATTTCGAGTTTCTGTTCGAAGGTTTCTTGTCGTGTAGGAGCTCCAATAAGCATGACTTGCAGCAACTAATGCCTGTTGTTTGGTGGCCTGGATCCTCTGAAGATATTTCCCATGAGAGTAGCATGGGCTTTACCATCTCTGCTCTCTCCGAAGCCATTAACAAGGTTGAGGAGAAGCAGAGAAACCTCTGTCTCTTGGTCATACAATTCATACCACCCATATCGCCTCCCCAGCTTCCTGGTTCAGCATTCAGGGGATTCCTTCAGAACCTCTTATTAAAGAACAGAGGCGCAGACAGGAATCTAGCCCCTTCAGGAGTCACACGAAACTCAGTTCTCGTCTCTCTCTTCTCGGTTATACTCCATTTTCTGTCAGAAGGTTTCGAGATGCTGAAGAGTAGCGAAGAAGCTGTCCGTCACAACGTTGGTTTCCTTCACAGAGGTGGTCAGCAGAAGTTTCCGTTGAGCTTGTTTCTTAAAAACGATCCACACCGAGCTGATATCACTAGGCTTGGCGGGCTGTTTAGTCATATATCTAAGTCCTACCCTACAGATGATGACCAAGAGGAAGAGATAATGCGGTGGGAAGAAGGTTGTATGGATGATGAACACAATAGAGTAACTCACACAACCGAGCAGAAGCCATGCTGTTGCATAGCCTATGATACTGATCTTACTAAATCCTCAAAGGACCGAGGAAAGAATACTGCGAAAAGTTCTCGTGGTCAGTGCAGCTCCATTCCCGAGAGATCCTCTCATGTTGCTGCGGAATGTAGCGGTGGAAGTTTCAACGAAGAAATAGAGGACAAGCCTAGCACGAGTAGTCAGTCTGACCTCCCTGACTTTGGTTATCGTCCAGTAAGGTTTATGAGGACTTCACTACAAGAGAGCAGAGTATCATCGGCTATACTAAGCGAAGAGGAACTGTTAGATTCTCTATTGCTATTATACCATATTGCTGTCGCTCCAAATTTTAAGCAG GCATCATACTACATGTCTCAGCAATCGCAATCGATATCGCTTCTTGAAGAAACGGATAAACAAATAAGAGAACGAGCTTCTGGTGACCAGTTAAAGCGCTTGAAGGAGGCTCGCAAGAGTTACAAGGAAGAAGTGATGGAGTGTGTTAGACATTCTGCTTG GTTTCGCATCTCATTGTTCTCTCGGTGGAAGCAAAGAGGAATGTATGCGTTGTGCATGTGGGTTGTTCAGTTACTTCTGATTCTCAGCAAAATGGATTCTGTGTTTGTGTACATTCCAGAGTTCTACCTTGAATCTTTG GTAGATTGTTTCCATGTGCTTCGCAAGAGTGATCCTCCGTTTGTTCCATCAACAACGTTTATCAAGCAAGGACTATCATCATTT ATAACTTTTGTAGTAACGCACTTCAACGATTCAAGGATATCGAACACAGATCTTAGAGATCTACTTCTCCAATCGATATCCGTCTTGGTACAGTACAAAGAGTATATGGAAGCTTTTGAGAACAACGAGGCAGCTACTCGGCACATGCCTGCAGCTCTACTCTCAGCGTTTGACAACAGATCTTGGATCCCTGTCACAAATATATTTCTTCGTCTTTGCAAAGGCTCCGGGTTTAGCTCATTGAAGAACGGAGAGTCTTCCTTTTCATCTACCGTCTTCCAG GCTCTTCTACGAGATGCTTGTATCAATGATGGTGAGTTACTCTCTACTTTTCTTAACCGGTTATTCAACACGCTGAGCTGGACCATCACTGAGTTCTCCGTCTCGGTGCGAGACATGCAAGAGAAGTATCAG GTGATGGAGTTTCAGCAAAGGAAATGCTGTGTGATATTCGAGCTTTCAAGCAATCTCGCAAGGGTTCTAGAGTTCTGCACTTGCGCAATACCACAAGCCTTTCTTTCTGGGACTGACACAAATCTCCGTAGGCTCACTGAGTTGATTCTTTTCATCTTGAATCACATGACCTCTGCAGTAGATGACGAGTTCTTTGATCT GTCACTTAGACGGCAAGGACAACCTTCAGAGAAACTCAGCCGAGGGATCTTATTAGCTCCTTTGGTTGGTATAATCCTGAATCTCTTGGAGGCTAGCGAAGATTCGAAACAGAAGCAACAGCATGACGTAGTTGGCCTTTTTGCAAGCATGGACTGTCCTGATACAGTCTATTGCGGGTTTCAATACCTCTTGGAGTATAATTGG GACGGTTGTGTAAGCGGGGATGACGCGTATGTGAAGAAACTCGGACAGCTCGCGAGTTTCTTGAACCACCTCGTGAACCGAGCTTCATCACAGGAACCCGCTAGAGTCGAAGAGCTGTTCAACAAAGACGCGACAGATTTGGATGACAACACGTGCTGTATCTGCTACGCGGGCGATGCTAATGCGGTGCTTGTTCCGTGCTCACATCGGTCATGTTATGGTTGCATAACTAGACATCTCCTCAATTGTCAGAGATGTTTCTTCTGCAATGCTACGGTTATTGATGTTGTAAGAGATAACGAAGAAGATGATCAAAGATGA
- the LOC103842485 gene encoding elicitor peptide 6, whose amino-acid sequence MEVNGEEKRSYRKEDEEKEVYYPLLNSPCSAFHKTVQAILKCLGLESSSISPSSSSSEDPGTETVQETGFMAMVARLTRRRPRPPYSSGQPGQNN is encoded by the exons ATGGAAGTTAAtggagaagaaaagagaagctataggaaagaagatgaagaaaaagaagTTTACTACCCTCTTCTCAACTCTCCATGTTCTGCCTTTCACAAAACTGTTCAAGCCATATTGAAGTGCCTTGGTCTTGAATCATCATCCATATCACCATCTTCCTCATCATCAGAAGACCCTGGAACTGAAACT GTTCAAGAAACGGGATTTATGGCGATGGTTGCAAGATTGACAAGAAGGAGACCAAGACCGCCTTACAGCTCAGGGCAACCTGGTCAGAACAACTGA
- the LOC103842487 gene encoding probable glycosyltransferase At3g42180, producing the protein MFRSQLKVDTRSIYQNIQKMPNGSSKSYCLLGFPLGVLLLFLVFSSFPMNKSPHQQFFSSLTLPSLVDHTNALQSSSSTSSLSNSPPVSIKKRSNLERREEELRKARVAIRRAVKFKNYTSNEDMTYIPTGQIYRNSFAFHQSHIEMMKRFKVWSYKEGDQPLVHDGPVNDIYGIEGQFIDELENVMGGPSARFRASQPEEAHAFFLPFSVANIVHYVYKPITSSADFNRARLHRIFNDYVDVVARKYPLWNQSNGADHFMVSCHDWAPDVPGSKPEFFKDFIRGLCNANTSEGFKPNIDFSIPEINIPKGKLKPPFMGQNPENRTILAFFAGRAHGYIREILFSYWKGKDNDIQVYDNLTKGQNYHELIGHSKFCLCPSGYEVASPREVEAIYSGCVPVVISDNYSLPFNDVLDWSKFSVEIPVKQISEIKKILQEIPHDKYLQMHKNVMKVRRHFMVNRPAQPFDVFHMILHSVWLRRLNIKLPS; encoded by the exons ATGTTCAGAAGCCAACTGAAAGTGGACACAAGAAGCATTTAccaaaacatacaaaaaatgcCGAACGGTTCTTCAAAGAGTTATTGCTTGTTAGGGTTTCCCTTAGgggttcttcttcttttcctcgTCTTTTCCTCTTTCCCTATGAATAAATCTCCACATCAACAGTTCTTTTCTTCACTTACTCTGCCCTCTCTTGTTGACCACACGAACGCATTACAATCCTcatcttctacttcttctttATCAAACTCTCCTCCCGTTTCGATAAAG AAAAGGAGCAATcttgagagaagagaagaagagttgAGGAAAGCAAGAGTTGCAATCAGAAGAGCCGTCAAGTTTAAGAATTACACGTCCAACGAAGACATGACTTACATCCCCACAGGCCAAATTTACAGAAACTCATTTGCCTTTCATCA GAGTCACATAGAAATGATGAAAAGGTTCAAAGTATGGTCGTACAAAGAAGGAGACCAGCCACTGGTTCATGATGGACCGGTGAACGATATCTATGGAATCGAGGGACAATTCATCGACGAGCTCGAAAATGTGATGGGCGGCCCAAGCGCCCGGTTTAGGGCTTCCCAACCTGAGGAAGCGCATGCCTTCTTCTTGCCCTTCTCCGTTGCCAACATTGTCCACTACGTTTACAAACCTATCACGTCATCTGCCGATTTTAATAGGGCTCGTCTCCACCGAATTTTTAATGACTATGTAGACGTTGTGGCTCGCAAGTACCCTTTGTGGAACCAAAGCAATGGTGCTGATCATTTTATGGTTTCCTGCCATGATTGG GCTCCTGACGTGCCAGGTAGTAAACCAGAGTTTTTCAAGGACTTTATAAGAGGACTTTGCAACGCCAACACATCGGAAGGTTTCAAACCGAACATCGATTTCTCTATACCTGAGATTAACATTCCTAAAGGGAAGCTAAAACCACCGTTCATGGGCCAAAACCCTGAGAATAGGACGATCTTGGCTTTCTTCGCAGGAAGAGCTCATGGATATATAAGGGAAATCTTGTTCAGTTACTGGAAAGGTAAGGATAACGACATTCAAGTGTACGACAACCTCACAAAGGGACAAAACTATCACGAACTGATTGGTCATAGCAAGTTTTGTCTTTGTCCTAGTGGCTACGAAGTGGCTAGCCCAAGAGAAGTGGAAGCTATCTACTCAGGATGTGTCCCTGTTGTGATATCTGATAACTACTCGCTTCCTTTCAACGATGTGCTTGATTGGAGCAAGTTTTCGGTTGAGATTCCAGTCAAACAAATTTCTGAAATCAAGAAAATATTGCAGGAGATTCCACATGACAAGTATTTACAGATGCATAAAAATGTTATGAAGGTTAGAAGACATTTTATGGTGAATCGTCCGGCTCAACCGTTTGATGTCTTCCACATGATACTTCACTCTGTTTGGTTAAGGAGGCTTAACATTAAGTTGCCTTCTTGA
- the LOC108869788 gene encoding uncharacterized protein LOC108869788 — protein MAMKPHGKSIVSDCDEKVVFFKDLSLGHHEAELRFRLIHFWEAWNPLKKTLIGMEMLLIDEKGTVIQGFVSPGRIQKYLPDMRRGSVYKLNNFYGSRNKSVFRVADHAVTVSFSWNSELAVLLDCPTHFDEDRFRFHSCEEFQANCDLKGDLYDVVGHMKLVNGQSIVEGPVLDEVEITKARRVLIHVQSHDGPVMKLYLWDQAARDFCRKFKSCEGTPTVLLVTTVNTKTLGGTLALTSMSSSRVFMDYDVQPTIDYFSWLGSNPDIAEQVNAEVVTKREAMTIGEIFSYIGQEFPKDAFFECTATIDDVVHGSSWYYIACSGCHSKVNKGPTSLLCSNKKCGKVNVSGVPQYLSKISVYDNSDQAVFVLLGDAGRELTGKPASELVRSYFEANGNVEVGHEAPVPEALISTIGQKHKFCVKVTDHNFSGKTRSLTVTKILPLDTPPATVSSEGNQTTATSEETSENRVDSADGSKRTCYSSEVERAKRPKCGN, from the exons ATGGCGATGAAACCACATGGGAAGTCCATTGTCTCCGACTGCGATGAGAAAGTTGTGTTCTTCAAAGATCTCTCCCTGGGTCACCACGAAGCGGAGTTGCGGTTTCGGCTCATCCATTTCTGGGAGGCTTGGAACCCACTGAAGAAGACGCTCATCGGCATGGAGATGCTACTCATCGACGAGAAG GGCACTGTTATTCAAGGATTCGTTTCCCCGGGGCGTATCCAAAAATATCTGCCTGATATGAGACGAGGATCTGTTTACAAACTCAACAACTTCTACGGATCGAGGAACAAATCTGTGTTTCGGGTTGCTGATCATGCCGTTACAGTGTCGTTCTCATGGAACTCGGAGTTAGCGGTTCTTCTAGACTGTCCCACTCATTTTGATGAGGACCGTTTTCGGTTCCATTCATGTGAAGAGTTTCAAGCTAACTGCGACCTCAAAGGAGACCTCTACG ATGTTGTTGGCCACATGAAGTTGGTTAATGGTCAGAGTATCGTTGAGGGCCCAGTTCTTGACGAAGTGGAGATAACAAAGGCGAGGCGTGTTCTGATTCATGTCCAATCACATGA TGGACCGGTCATGAAGTTATATCTTTGGGATCAGGCTGCAAGAGATTTCTGCAGAAAGTTCAAGTCGTGCGAGGGCACACCCACTGTGTTACTGGTCACGACCGTTAACACGAAGACTCTCGGAG GTACTCTTGCTTTGACCTCAATGTCCTCTTCGCGTGTGTTTATGGACTACGATGTCCAACCTACCATAGATTACTTCAGTTG GTTGGGCTCTAATCCAGATATTGCTGAGCAGGTTAATGCAGAGGTTGTAACCAAGCGTGAGGCAATGACTATAGGGGAAATATTCTCATACATCGGGCAGGAATTTCCAAAG GACGCCTTCTTTGAGTGCACGGCCACGATCGATGACGTCGTGCATGGTTCTTCGTGGTACTACATTGCCTGCAGTGGGTGCCATAGTAAGGTTAACAAAGGTCCAACTTCGTTGCTCTGTTCAAACAAGAAGTGTGGAAAGGTTAACGTATCTGGTGTTCCACA GTACCTGTCAAAGATATCTGTTTATGACAACAGTGACCAAGCTGTTTTTGTGTTACTTGGTGATGCCGGTCGTGAGCTGACTGGGAAGCCAGCATCAGAGTTAGTCAGAAGTTATTTTGAG GCTAATGGGAACGTAGAAGTTGGCCATGAGGCGCCTGTTCCTGAAGCTCTAATCAGCACTATCGGTCAGAAGCATAAGTTTTGTGTCAAAGTAACAGATCATAACTTTTCAGGCAAGACCCGATCTCTCACCGTGACCAAGATCCTCCCTCTAGACACTCCACCAGCCACAGTGTCTTCGGAAGGTAACCAAACTACTGCGACTTCTGAGGAGACATCTGAAAACCGTGTGGATTCAGCAGATGGGAGTAAGAGAACCTGTTACAGTTCTGAGGTGGAGAGAGCTAAACGCCCTAAGTGTGGGAACTAG